The Thermoanaerobaculia bacterium genome has a segment encoding these proteins:
- a CDS encoding dihydrofolate reductase family protein, whose protein sequence is MTRVRVESFTLSLDGYGAGPHQDLANPLGLGGADLHQWLFPTRTIQKTLFGADFGTTGIDDDFAARGFENVGSWILGRNMFGPVRGAWPDENWKGWWGDEPPYHVPTFILTHHARPPIQMAGGTTFHFVTGGVHEALDRARAAADGKDVRIGGGPSTIQQYLRSGLIDELHLAISPVLLGGGERLFDGVDVRALGYECVSFVASEKATHVVLRRPGREGA, encoded by the coding sequence ATGACACGCGTTCGCGTCGAGAGCTTCACCCTCTCGCTCGACGGCTACGGAGCCGGTCCGCATCAGGACCTCGCGAATCCGCTCGGGCTAGGCGGGGCGGATCTGCACCAGTGGCTCTTCCCGACCCGCACGATCCAGAAGACCCTGTTCGGCGCCGACTTCGGCACGACGGGGATCGATGACGACTTCGCGGCGCGGGGCTTCGAGAATGTCGGCTCCTGGATTCTCGGAAGGAACATGTTCGGACCGGTGCGCGGCGCCTGGCCCGATGAGAACTGGAAAGGCTGGTGGGGGGATGAACCGCCGTATCACGTGCCGACGTTCATCCTGACTCACCACGCGCGCCCGCCCATCCAGATGGCAGGCGGAACGACCTTCCACTTCGTCACGGGAGGAGTTCACGAGGCGCTCGACCGGGCGCGCGCCGCCGCCGACGGCAAGGATGTGCGCATTGGCGGCGGACCCAGCACCATCCAGCAGTATCTGCGCTCGGGCCTCATCGACGAGCTGCATCTCGCGATCTCGCCCGTCCTGCTGGGCGGGGGCGAGCGCCTGTTCGATGGGGTCGACGTGCGCGCCCTGGGATACGAATGCGTTTCGTTCGTGGCCTCGGAGAAAGCCACCCATGTCGTGCTCCGGCGCCCGGGGCGCGAGGGCGCCTGA
- a CDS encoding type II toxin-antitoxin system HicA family toxin, which produces MSRWPAVKASRVLAALLRLGWQVHRQSGSHRTLRREGWPDSVFAFHDSEEIGPKMLARIAKHTGLRPEDL; this is translated from the coding sequence ATGAGCCGTTGGCCGGCCGTCAAGGCCAGCCGTGTCCTTGCAGCGCTTCTTCGCCTTGGTTGGCAGGTTCATAGACAATCTGGTTCCCACCGAACCCTGCGGCGCGAAGGTTGGCCTGACTCGGTTTTCGCCTTTCATGACAGCGAAGAGATCGGCCCCAAGATGCTCGCTCGAATCGCGAAGCACACTGGACTTCGTCCCGAGGACCTATGA
- a CDS encoding type II toxin-antitoxin system HicB family antitoxin: protein MELSLECEREEDGRWLAEVPQLPGVLVYGATENEAMAKAEVLALRVVAEQIEQGEARPQPIRFVVPAA from the coding sequence ATGGAACTCAGCCTCGAGTGCGAGCGTGAGGAAGATGGACGCTGGCTGGCTGAAGTGCCTCAACTTCCCGGTGTCCTCGTCTATGGGGCCACCGAGAATGAGGCAATGGCTAAGGCGGAAGTCCTGGCCTTGCGGGTGGTCGCGGAACAGATTGAGCAGGGCGAGGCGCGCCCCCAGCCGATCCGATTTGTGGTGCCGGCTGCATGA
- a CDS encoding DUF2442 domain-containing protein, protein MKSEKLGLNTSVPEVTNVSQHGFWVLLDEREVFVSFRQFPWFAEATISQLSNLERPVPHHLYWPALDIDLHLDSIDSPDSFPLVSGARPNKSLQRTRSARR, encoded by the coding sequence ATGAAATCAGAAAAGCTTGGACTGAACACTTCGGTTCCTGAGGTCACGAATGTCTCTCAGCACGGGTTCTGGGTGCTGCTCGACGAGCGCGAGGTATTCGTCTCGTTTCGCCAGTTCCCTTGGTTTGCCGAAGCAACAATTTCCCAGTTGTCGAACCTGGAGCGCCCTGTACCGCACCACCTGTACTGGCCAGCGCTCGACATCGACTTGCACCTCGACTCGATCGACAGCCCCGATTCGTTCCCACTCGTGAGTGGCGCTCGGCCTAACAAGTCGCTCCAGCGGACGCGCTCCGCGCGCCGCTGA
- a CDS encoding DUF4160 domain-containing protein — MSPTIFRASGLRFFFFSREEMRVHVHALGAGGEAKFWLEPKIELARNYGLSERKLREALRLVEEHEDEIRKAWTEHFGS; from the coding sequence GTGAGCCCAACGATCTTCAGGGCTTCGGGCCTGCGGTTCTTCTTCTTCTCTCGAGAAGAGATGCGAGTGCACGTTCACGCCCTCGGCGCGGGGGGCGAGGCCAAGTTCTGGCTCGAGCCGAAGATCGAACTGGCGCGAAACTACGGTCTCAGCGAGCGCAAGTTGCGCGAAGCACTTCGCCTGGTCGAGGAGCACGAGGATGAAATCAGAAAAGCTTGGACTGAACACTTCGGTTCCTGA